In Lolium rigidum isolate FL_2022 chromosome 3, APGP_CSIRO_Lrig_0.1, whole genome shotgun sequence, the genomic window TCCGACCCAAGCGCGAACCAggcacctccggcgagcggaagcgcaagccggtgaaggtggaggaggtccacgacgccgaggatgccgcaatcctcgaggccgtcatggcgaggtccctccaggacctcatCCCCGTCGACAACGCCATGCCCCTCGACCAGGcaagcagtgggagaaggaggaggcggagcggcaggctcggctcctcgaggaggtcgctcgctaccgccggcctgcgactcgtCCATCTGGTGCCcccgtccccgtcatcgacctcgaggcGGAGTTcgacgacgactggtacaagcccTCGCCGTCCCCGCCGCACCAAAATCGCCCCATTCACCATCAACCTCCTTGATATGTACACTTTTTTCCATCTGAATATAGGTGGATATTGAGGAGAAGATGAGTGCAAATAGGAGACACAAACAAAACCAGGTAAGATACATAGCAGAACCAAATAAGCGAGTCGCCTGAAGAAATGAAAGACAACTATTCACCATGATTCTCCTCTAGTTCCCCCATATTCTTTTCCTCCCCGAATATTTAGGAAAAAAGCACACGGATGTTTTGAAAAAAGAACAATTAGTAATTACAAATCAGAGTATTGGGACAATCAACAAATCAGAGTGATGGAGGatgcaagaaaaagaaaggaatgAAGTTGTTCATCTTGTCCAGAACACAAGAATGGAACCATTAGATATTTTTTTCTGTATAAATGGCCAGAACAAATTATCGTGGTAGCTTTGTGACTTCTATCTCACATTAAAAGAAATTGTCAGTCTGAGTGAGCATCATGAGAATTTCTCATCCAAGAGGCTGATACTATCTATCCCTTTTTACTTCCTATCCCTTCCAGCCACACGTAGCAATAGCGACAAGTGTTGCCTTCAACATAAGcaattttagagcatctccagtcgcgtcccccaaagcgtcccccaaagcccatttttgtccggcgcggcccgatacggtgtccggcgccccgagcccgtccccgtcccacaggggacgctccggggacgccggacacaacgaaaagcgaggcgggctcccacatgtcggcgactatttgcataaaccgttggttcgcgcctcttttctcgtcgctccttccttctcgcgcctcccaccccaccgccgccgctggatttcccggccatttgggcgtctgatctgtgctgcgagtcggcaccgttgtcgcggctggggctcccgccggtcgtgccgccgccgcgtcgccagcgcctcccagaacgcgccgtcaaatccgccccacctccgcgcacagaaggtactcgacgacttgccaggtaggcgcgattggtcgctgtttgttgcgtcgtctgcctcggcgcaattttaaccattgattttgctttcgccatggacagcgacgatgagatggttgccctgctgctggaggacgagaaagcgttcgacgacgacctgcgggagcatttgctgatcatcgcgtccctccaggacatgcttgacgctgaggcggagaagaggaagaggccgcgccgcggaggatcaaggccgggaagaaggaagtcgaagccccggcagaggatggaggggcatgccatgctgcacaacgactacttcgccgacggggcaacacatgccgacaattttcggcgccggtacaggatgagcaagggcctgttcatgaatatcctccatggcgttcgagagttcgacccctacttcaagctcaaggtcgacgctgtaggcgttctcgggttctcatccattcagaagtgcaccgccgccatgaggatgcttgcatacggagcacctgccgatacacaggacgactaccttcgcatgagtgagtctactgccattgagtgcatgtacaagttttgccgagctgtggtgggaaagtttggcaaatactacttgagagggccaagtgaggaagagactgcaaggatcatggcacaaaatgctgctagaggatttcctggaatgcttggaagcatcgattgcatgcactgggcatggaagaactgcccgtttgcttggcaaggtatatacaaagggcgtcatggatattgcagtgtggtgcttgaaggctgtggcagattatgacatgtggatttggcattctttctttggcatggcgggattacacaatgacatcaacgtgttgcggcggtctccggtgttcgacaggactagtggaagggcatgctccaccatgcaactatgagatcaatggccaccaatataccaaaggctattatctagccgatggtatatatccaaaatgggccacttttgtcaaaacaatctcgaatccatcaggtccgaagaattctcactttgctacacgacaggaggcttgcaggaaggatgtcgagcgggcatttggtgtgcttcaagcacaattgccattgtccggtaccctgctctaagctggtctcacgaccaaatgtgggaggtgatgcaagcttgtgtgatcatgcacaacatgatcatcgaggatgaccgcaagaatcatgttagatcacatgttggtccctatgagtgtcaaggccctctcgcggaggttgatcatgagttgcctgcggattttgctgattttctcgccatgcacgcagagatccgtgacagcaatgtgcatgagcaacttcaagctgatctcgttgagcatttgtggaggatcaaaggaaataccgtggcaccttgatgtatcatctagccctttttattatatttgattacttgttttattgtttgttataatttaatttgaaaacaatcctcgaaaacattttttttcatatgctacatttgatataaatggtttatgtgttaaaaaaattattttaaatgtttgggggacgcggctggggagcgacgtcccccaaacgcggcacgaacaaaacacgtcccccaaacgctcaatccggcgcggtttgggggacggtttgggggacgcggctggagatgctcttatatgccTCAAGCAGGCCTAGAATGGCACACTCAGAAATAGTATAAAGATAAGAAATGAAAGATTATAAAGACTTATATAATGCTAATGTAACCAACAATTAGTGTACCATATTTATGTGCCtaaactaaataccaaattatAGATGGCAAATTCaccctcctccaaggctccaacaCAAGAGTTCTAGCAAGTAATGGTCACCTCCTTCCTCCAAATCACCTTCATATGACTCTTCTTTTTGCTCAAATCCATGACAAACCCGCAAAAACAGCGACaaatcatcatcaacatcaagagtTTTAATGAGCTGAATAATAGACTGGCCAAATCGATTCATAACTCTAGATATGCATATATGGAGAATGTGgccagaaaaaataagccaatacACATCCAAAAATAAATATGCAGATTCAGGTCCAAGCATGAGAAACACCTGTCACAGAGACTCCCAGTTTTCTATTCCTCATCCAGCCAACCAGTGTTCTAGGTCGAGGGGAAGAGGGGGAAAGAGCAAAGACGAGATTGAGGGTAGAGAGAGCACgggctgagagagagagagggagaatgGGAGGAGCTCCCTTTGGCGTATGAACTGTGCCCGCCGTCGCTGCTCGTTGCTTACCGCCGCAGACACGCTCGATTTCTCATTGGGCTCCTCTTTCTCAGAACATATGCACGGGATTTTGATATAGATAAGAAGGTGCCGTACAGCGCCTAGCTTGGCCGTGGCCGAGGCTTCCCTCCTCTgtcgtcgggcctacaccacctgCTTTCTGTCACCGAGCCGCCGTCCATGGATCTCACGGAGCAGCGCCATCACGCAGACCGCGCCCGCCCCATCGCACGAATGGCCCAATCGTGGACATAGATAAAGCGAGAGAGGGATAGGGAAGATGCGTTGAGAGGAAGAGGGGGACTTACTCGTCGAGAAGTAAGTCGGCGCTGAATCCGTGCTCCTCCACCTCTGTCCCAGCGCCGCCCCTCGCTGCTCCTCCACCTATGGCGCTTGGTACAACGAGGGGAGAGGCGCAACAGCAGCGGCTTGGGCTCAGTATGGCTTGGCCGGTCATTTCGCAACCGAGCGTCGCCAAGAAGGGAAAAATCTGTGGAAGCACAAATACCTGCATGGCTTCAATTTGCCTTAAGAGTGGCCTTGTCGACTCGGGAACTTGTGTAACCAGTTCATTATACCGAAGTTCACCGGCACGAAGTATTGAAAAATGAAAGGAAATGACAAGCTGGTCCATGACTAATTTTACTCGTAGTGCCGACTAAACCGAAAAAGCTACGCTCACCTGATACCGCTTTTGAAGATCATCATGATCCCTTTTTAACCGTTCTTCCCCGAAAGCAGCCCGAAATGCCCCAGTTTTTATCAACAAAGCAATATAAAAGATTTCATGACATTATAGATCAACAAAATAATCTTTTAGATAAAAGTTttaatcaacaaagcaacatagaTTACAGTTAGATCACCACAATCTACAGACTAAATGTCCCGGGGGTATTGAATTATTGATGCACAGTAGATGCATATTTTCATGGCTTACCTCCTGTTCTTGTCTGGTAAGAGCATTCCTCAACTCCTCGATTGTATTAATCAGCATATTTTCTTTTTCGCAGGCTTCTCTTAAGCGGCTCTCAAGCTAAACTTTGGCTTCTGTGTTGACTCTTGATTCAGCTAATGCTTCGGCCTCTTTTGCTGTATTAAGAGCATTTGTGTAGAACTCCTTCTGAGCTGCAAGTTCAGTTTGATTTCTTTCGATTGTTTCTTGTAGCAACTTCTCTGTTGCCGCCTTATCTCTTTTAATACTCTCAACCTTTGTCTCCTCAACCTGCAAAGTCAAAATTAAGTGCATGGGTTCATTTTAAGCCCCGAGCAAATAAAAACCGACGAATAGAGCAAAAGTGCTTCCTTCAGGAAGCCAAAGTAGCTCCACTATTCTCAATGAGCAATTTTTCGGAGCTATCCATCCAACAAGTAATTAAGGAAAAAAGCTTGTCCGGTTGAACGAAATCGTGAACTTTAAGCAAGCTGTAGAGGTTACGCATACTACTGTTTAAAAGGAACAACTCAGCACAATGTGTTCACACATGATCAAAAGAGAGACGAACAAACCACCCAAATATGGGTGCAAATTTGGTTTTGTATCATGCAAGCAGCAAAAGCAAATATTTAATGTGTGTCATTAAAGCAGATAAGAAACAATTTAGTACAGATGAATTAATTAATTATTAAAAGTCCAGTTCATTCCTTTGCTGTCTTTTTAACATATTTGCTCTCTTTTACCTGGATCTTTGAGTTCAGCCGTTgcttttcttcttcaaactcacgAATCTAGCTTCAACCAAAAAAAAGACAGCAAACTTGATTAGTTTCAAAAACTGGCATTTCATAAGAGTGTGGTGATAGAGTTATACTCCATGCCTGTGCTCTCAGTTTTCGTATAGTAGCTTCTTGAGCAGCTTGTTTTTTCGATAGCTCTTCGCATGTTTCATTGGTAAACATAAGATGTTAGTGTTAGAAAAGCCAAAATTATCACATGGTGGTGTAGTGTATGTGGAATAAAGTAGATAAGGAATGAATATCTTCAAACTTACATACACATCAGGTCCATGTGTATATGCCTATTGCCTAGTAGCTTACCGTTGACAGCAAGATCAGAGTGTTACAGTGGAAAGCAAAAGGACTATAGCTCCAATTAAAGCAGTAAAGGACTCAACCAACGCATGTTAAGGGCATACAAATTTCAAATGCCACAATAAACTGCAGATGAGAGACTCATATCAAACCGATAAATATGACTCTCGCCTGCAGGATATGTTTGAAAAGTTTACGTTGTCATTAGTATCTATGTTCTTTAAGCCATTACATCTTTCCTAACGTCGCTAATATGTACATCTCGGTAAATGATCATTGGAGTCAGCAATGACTGTCACTGACAAAGGCTGCTCAACATGGTGCAACATACCGTATGGCAACATTAATTCTTGAAATGGTCACATGACAATATTTCAAATGATAGAACAGGTAATTTTGTATTCTCAACATTATAACAGAATAATTTAATTAATGCAGtatcaaaaagaaaaaattgCATACCTTCAGCCATGACCTGAGTGATAATCTCGTCCTTTTCTTTCAAAAGAGCAGCAGCGTCACTTTTCTTATTTGAGGGTGCCTCCCGCAAGAAACCAGTCCAAGCACACTTGCAATACCCATCAAGCCTACCATCGAGTATGGACTCCACTGCACAAGGAAAACATCAATGGTCACCAATAATGCAAAGCAACAGGTAAGCCCATCATAAGCGAAAAGAAATTTCAGATATGAAATGGCAAGAAAGTAATTTAAATTAATCACATGGCAAGCATATTCAGGAGAGTCACCTGGAGATACTCGTATTTCCGCACAGCTGACGGACACTAaatgattctgcattttattagcAGCAGCAAACACACGATTTTCCTGGAGTTGCCGTTGCTTTAGCTGAAAAAACAACAATAATGTCTATGTTATATATCAAACAAAATGGAACATAACTACAATTTCAGGTTTACTGTGATAGTAGTGCAAATGGAACAGAATTGACAAGAATCCTATGGACCACTACATACTCATACTTATTCTCAAATTGAGTGGACTACAAAGAGGCAAACCTGGCATATTATCTCACTGCATCATAAGCAAATATTTAAACTGCATTATCAAAATAAAGAAGTCAGCATACATATAACAAAAGACACCCTATCACAAGAGAATAGAAAAGAATTGAGACCTAACATTTAATTATCCAGGCCTAAGAGCATGGAGTTTAAAGTAAATGTTATATAGCTCGCACTGGCAAATTCAGACAATGTCGACTAACCATTAATATATCCTACTTGCTGACATGTGCATAACAAAAGGAACCCTATCACAAGAGAATAGAAAACCGAGTGCATCCATTACTTGAAAGAACCCTATTATTTACATGAGCTGCAGTATAAGAACCCTATCAAGATTGAATTACTATCCAGAACAATCTCTTCAAGTGCAATCGGAATACTTTTAAAGTATTCTCAAACATCTGGTCAATATTtgggatattaggaaatgaatagAACCATCACATCACTAACcatgacaaagaaagaaaagaggAGGTGCGGACTCACCTCCGAGCAACAACACAAAGGGAAAGGATAATGGGTAGAAGTGAGGCCTCTCAAACTATCAAATTTGTAGATAAACCACTATCCATCATAAAAACTCCAACAAAAAAGGGATCCCTCGATTCTGGAATCACGTAGAGCCAAAATAAGTTTCTTAATTTTGATTTATAGCTTGCAAGGGCATCTTTTTTCTCACATTTTATCAGATGTATACGGAACACTCCAAACCTTATAGAGTACCTGGTTTTATATACATCTGATAAAATGGAAGTACCTGTGTTTCATCAAATGGCAGTGGGCATTAGAAATGTCCCTGTGCTACTGGTCACCTTTCATCAAATAAAAAAATCCGCTGCGAAATTTTGCACCAAGGTAAATAACTTTCAATGTAAAACTAACTCAAATAGTCACAGAACCCGTCGTAATAACATACTTTATTTTATAGGGATAAATCTTCTTCTAGTaattgtttcacaaaaatagaATGCAGAAAAAACTTGAATAGAACAGAACCATCTCTCTTTCTTTGGTTAGTTAGTAGTAACCTCACCCTGAATACTGAAGTAATACATCTAGAATGCACGAGGAAACATGCATTTTTGTTGGTTTCCCCATCATTATGCACAAACGTTAGCCCACAAAAAGAATATAAGGCAACAATAAGTGAACACAAGAACATCGCCTGTTATCTCTCGGAGCATTGACCCTCTTTGCAGTGTCGGAGGTATTCGTGCTCATGAGAACATGTGTCGATTCAGAATCACCGACATTCTGACCTATAACATCTGCAAAAAGAAGACCGTGAGGTTATATCCAATCGGAAAATAAGGGTTGACATGAGTACTGCACAATAAGGGTGAGAAGATTAGTCATTTAATCTAAGAGCCGACTTGACCCAGCACAAACAACTCTGGCATAGATCCTGAAACAAAGCATCATCTCGTAAAGTTTTGATATCTTAAATGGATAAACATGGAGGGATATTCTACAACCTATTATTTGGGGGCACAAAGGTAGTAGTTACTAATTCATCTTCCAATCAGGTTTGTAAGCATGAATGAACTTAGTTTATTTATTCCATCTTATCTCACACAACACACTAAGAAATAGATACTTAGAAGAAAACAACATTAAATATGTCAGCAAATAATCTCCAAAAACCTACTTGACAAGGTAGTTGTGAAGAATTGTATCATACTCAACCTACTACCCTATTCGGTACGAACCTTCTCTGTGGACCTCATAGCTGATGAATACACTATGTTAGTCTATTTCAAGGGCCTTAGCAGAAAACCAAGCCGGTCCAAACCCACCCACATGGCCACATCAGCAAAAACCTGAAAAATGGAATAGTATCATACAAGGTACTTATCTTGTGACAGATCAAAATGTCATCTTGTAGCAGATTGGATCAGATAATATACAGTAAGGGCGACAAACAAACATACTGTCCCATTACAGCCATTTCAATGTGTGTAATTAAACTTGCCAAGCTCAAACTTTAGCTACACAAAATTGTAAAGATTGAACCCACCTTTCTGCCAGATTTATTAATACCAGAAGGCACCTCCAATTCTTCTGTTACCACATCATCAATGGAATTTCCAGCCTTTTTATTCTTCACTCTATCAGACTTCCAGTGGCCAACATGACCAGCTTCTACCTGAATCCATGGAAGCGGTGGACATGGGAAGGTAGCTTGGGAAAGAACTGTGAAATGCACATGACAGGACATGATTTAGAGACCCCATTGGCATTGCAGGAACACATATATACAAAGATACGTAAACTCAGATGTACTAACTCATAAGCCTCACGGGTCTGCCCAAAGTACACTGTTTTCCCCCTGAGAGAACACCACGACTGATCAAAAAGCTCAAAGACCTTCTTGCTCGGCTGATGGATCGACACGATCACTGTTCGACTGTCCCTCACCACTCCATGCAGCGTCTGCACCACGTAGAACATTGAAGCACTGCACAGTGTTGCGATACATTAGTTAGTACTTTAGCACATGGTAGCTACTGAAACTGATATAATCACATAGAACCATAAAAAAGTCAATTTCTTCTAAAAATTGTATCGTGATTGCTGAACCGGATAGAGAACAAATTGTGTACATATATGATATTCACATTCCAATTATCTTACTTGCACGATCTAGTAGTAGAACAAATTGTGTACATATATGATATTCACATTCCAATTATCTTACTTGCACGATCTAGTAGTACAGGAAAAATCATTTCAGACAACTGAACTTAAAATGTATGACTGTAATTGGGAAGATACATCCAAGCAATTTACAAGAATATGAACAGAAGTGCCCCTCAAGATAGCATATGATTTCTTCACCATTACCTAATTCATCAATTCAGTACTATTAATCTTACATGACTTCCAACATAATTCATTTGGAACCACCAAAGCTAACATAAAGCATGTACAATGGCTCCTGAATAGTGTACAACCTGGAAAGGAAACCAATTTAGGCAGATGCACCATGAGAATTTCAAAAAAGCAGTCCATATTGTATACAACACAGATCAACGGAATATACACAAAGAAATAATTAATCTAGAATATACTGAAACAGACCTAAGCAGTGCTAGAATAAAAAATAACATAAAATGCAGGAACAAACTTGATTGTATCGAGAAATAACCTTGTTATGATGTCCTTCAGTAGAAGCTACTTACCAACTAAGAATGCTTCATACACAAAACCTCGCCGACCTGCACAACAAGGTACTAATCAACCTAATAATGTCCCAAAATTACTGAATCCAGATCTGCATAACAAAGAACCAAACCAAATGAAGAAGACCCActgagaaagaggaggaagacaggGGAGGCAGCCAAGGTCTAGGTAGAGTCCCACATCCTGCAGCGGCATATCCATGTATTAGGCACCTAAGATCTACAACATGTTCAAGGACCCACAGAAGACTATGAGGATGGATTCCTTTTTTCTGCGGGAAATGAGGATGGATTCCTTACCATGTGCACCTCATGGCCATTCACCGGATTCCTAGATCTTGTGCAGAAGACGGCGGACAACGGCGAGTAAGGGCATGGCTGAGGGAGCGCGGCTGCCACTGGTCGGCCTGCCCCCAGCACCCCCTTACCCAACGCCACCCAAAGAGCCGCTCGTCGCTGCTCCTCCACCAGCGAGGAGCAGCGCCGCCCCtcgctgctcctccacctccgatGCTGGGTAGGTAGAGGGAGAGAGAAGGCGGCTCGGGATCTCGGCGCTGCCTTCCATCGCCGCTGCCGCGTCTAGGCATCCCATCGCTCGGTGCGCGCtgcaggccgccgccgcggcgcaaGGCGGTGCGCCAACTTTGACCGTGGATTGGGCAGGAGGAGAGGAGGGGGCAAACGAGAGGAGAAGGAGGCGGCTCGGGGATCGGgggaggaggaaggaggcggccgaTTGGGGGACGGGAGTTGCTCGCGATGCCTAGGTTTTCACCGTGGTGGATAGAAATCACGTACGCTGAGAGGAGCAGCCCTCTACTCTCAACCACACGACCCCACGTATGGGAGGGCCTACTTGTCATAGACTTTTCAGCGCTGAGCGAACGTGAAAGAGACATTCAACAATCGGACGGCTGCGAGTGAAAAGCGGGATTGGAGTGGGTAGATCGGACGACCACGATGGTTTTGCCCCTTTTGAAGCCTCACTGGAGCCGGGTCATCTtggaacatttataggagaaattctcttcacatgttttctacgattcatcggtaagacaagttttgcaaatagacactccttcatggtatgtgaatgttggaaggcacccaaggatt contains:
- the LOC124697509 gene encoding golgin candidate 5-like; the protein is MAEGEELSKKQAAQEATIRKLRAQIREFEEEKQRLNSKIQVEETKVESIKRDKAATEKLLQETIERNQTELAAQKEFYTNALNTAKEAEALAESRVNTEAKV